One Bermanella sp. WJH001 genomic region harbors:
- a CDS encoding response regulator codes for MAKTDLNKQISPAQSGLKSLSRLFWRYHFWLIAIMATTIITACAWFIDDNNNKTYLQKSRTIVQNQLSTIRARLEGGLNSNIQAVNGLISAISIEPNMSQARFSQFAAPLIEANNQLRNIAAAPDMVIKLMHPIEGNKQAIGLNYLKNEKQRQSAITARDSGQLVLAGPVNLVQGGRGFIGRIPVYSHHIVKGERQFWGLVSAVIDTDKLYEASGLLDTDLTLDIAIFGQDKRISSGTTFYGDDTIFTKHPVIAFIELPFGNWQLAAIPKNGWPTQASNAWTLRLVLLIVSLCILAPVLLLAWTNNERREQQLRLKALFELSPIGIALNDFETGEYLSVNNRLAQDTGYTLKELENLSYWDLTPKKYQQDEEKQIDDLIKTGFYGPYEKEYINKQGEPYPILLNGVLIQDSRGRNLIWSFVQNTSLQKQVEKRLKDNNQQLELVIEATQVGIWDWQVQTGELSLNERWAQIIGYSLEELGDISIETWLTHAHADDLEESGNKLQAHWDGLTDNYIFECRMNHKNGNLIWVLDTGKVIEWDENHKPVRMVGTHLDITEKKLAETNLATINESLESQMRLLKTIASAQREFIQNTNYKSAFKNLLHSINILTESELSFIGDVCYEKGQAFIKLITFNSVKDDVIHPDLEHAFERDGLTFTKPDNLFVESVNSQTALFLNNPELKFNLSSLPDLHPKINNYISIPIIQKGICIGVIGLANRESGYDNNLVNWLAPLTNTVGQLIERVATIKEKEKTELALIEAKNDAESAGRAKTEFLATMSHEIRTPMNGVLGMLTLLQRTELTPDQSKKIDIAKISAESLLSIINDVLDFTKVESGKLELEKIDFNIRDLIDDVCQSMALRIQEKNIELIIDSSELNHINVISDPVRLRQILTNLIGNAGKFTSDGEIRVKSRIETINDELVFHCEIEDTGIGIPANQIDKLFTSFTQVDASTTRKFGGTGLGLSICKRICELMNGSIQVESKENQGSCFSFKIPVTQSQLAHDNANIDKFKNINALIIHSNQKSSQAINQQLLKWGCIPTIANNGSDAIETLNQNNTFQVVLIDASLKDMNGIELCKIIKENHPQLKARIILMTTINQVPSDIEIKAAGFDGHFAKPVTTQDLLLSFNIGESKPDAASCQIEHSNNNQDTLPNHAHILLVEDIPFNQEVALMLLEEMGVTADVANNGQEAVEKFKASLKQGHGYNTILMDCQMPILDGYDATREIRKLEKHTDSNVHIIAMTANAMNTDQQKCLEAGMDDYLTKPIDEKKLFSTLKKWLNLSSKA; via the coding sequence ATGGCTAAAACCGATCTAAATAAGCAGATTTCACCTGCCCAGTCTGGCCTTAAGAGCTTAAGCCGCTTATTTTGGCGCTATCATTTCTGGCTCATTGCCATCATGGCAACAACCATCATAACCGCTTGCGCTTGGTTTATTGATGACAATAACAACAAAACCTATTTGCAAAAGTCTCGTACCATTGTTCAAAACCAATTAAGTACCATACGCGCCCGCCTTGAGGGGGGATTAAATAGCAACATTCAAGCGGTCAATGGTTTGATTTCTGCCATCAGCATTGAACCTAATATGTCACAGGCGCGCTTTTCACAATTTGCCGCCCCATTAATAGAAGCTAACAATCAATTAAGAAACATTGCCGCTGCTCCTGATATGGTCATTAAGCTGATGCACCCCATTGAAGGAAACAAACAAGCCATTGGTCTCAATTACTTAAAAAATGAAAAACAACGTCAAAGTGCCATCACCGCAAGAGACAGTGGTCAACTGGTGTTAGCAGGACCAGTCAATCTGGTTCAGGGCGGCAGGGGCTTTATTGGTCGTATTCCTGTTTACAGTCATCATATTGTCAAAGGTGAAAGGCAATTCTGGGGGCTGGTATCGGCCGTCATTGATACGGATAAACTTTATGAAGCAAGCGGACTACTTGATACAGACCTCACGTTGGACATTGCGATTTTTGGTCAAGACAAGCGTATTTCCAGCGGCACCACGTTTTATGGCGATGATACTATTTTCACTAAACACCCAGTCATCGCTTTTATCGAATTACCATTTGGTAACTGGCAACTGGCAGCAATCCCCAAAAATGGCTGGCCTACCCAGGCCAGCAATGCTTGGACATTACGGTTAGTTTTACTCATCGTATCTCTTTGTATATTAGCCCCGGTTTTACTTCTCGCTTGGACCAACAATGAACGTCGAGAGCAACAACTTCGCTTAAAAGCCCTATTCGAGTTATCACCCATTGGTATTGCGCTCAATGACTTTGAAACCGGTGAATACTTAAGTGTTAACAATCGCCTAGCACAGGATACTGGTTACACATTAAAAGAACTTGAGAATTTAAGTTATTGGGATTTAACGCCAAAAAAATATCAACAAGATGAAGAAAAACAAATCGATGACTTAATTAAAACAGGGTTTTATGGGCCATATGAAAAAGAATATATCAACAAACAAGGAGAGCCCTACCCCATCTTGTTAAATGGCGTCCTCATCCAAGACAGTAGAGGGCGAAACTTAATTTGGTCTTTTGTACAAAACACCTCACTACAAAAACAGGTTGAAAAACGGTTAAAAGATAACAACCAACAACTTGAACTGGTGATAGAGGCAACCCAGGTAGGCATATGGGACTGGCAAGTACAAACAGGAGAGTTATCCCTAAACGAACGCTGGGCACAGATCATTGGCTACAGCCTTGAAGAACTTGGGGATATTAGTATTGAAACATGGCTAACACATGCACACGCAGATGATTTAGAGGAGTCAGGCAATAAACTACAAGCTCATTGGGATGGTTTAACTGACAACTATATTTTTGAATGCCGTATGAATCACAAAAATGGCAATTTGATCTGGGTTTTAGATACAGGAAAAGTTATCGAATGGGATGAAAACCACAAACCCGTGCGCATGGTAGGTACCCATTTAGACATTACCGAAAAAAAATTAGCAGAAACAAATCTAGCCACAATCAACGAGTCGCTTGAATCACAAATGCGATTATTAAAAACCATAGCCAGCGCACAAAGAGAATTCATTCAAAATACAAATTATAAGTCTGCATTTAAAAACTTACTCCATAGCATTAACATACTTACTGAAAGTGAATTATCGTTTATTGGTGATGTGTGTTATGAAAAAGGCCAAGCGTTTATTAAATTAATCACGTTTAATAGTGTAAAAGACGATGTAATTCACCCAGACCTTGAACATGCATTTGAAAGAGACGGCCTTACCTTCACCAAACCTGATAATTTATTTGTTGAGTCGGTTAACAGTCAGACAGCACTTTTTTTAAACAACCCAGAGCTTAAATTCAACTTATCAAGCCTGCCTGATCTACACCCAAAAATTAATAATTATATTTCAATTCCCATTATTCAAAAGGGCATATGCATAGGTGTTATTGGTTTAGCCAATCGTGAAAGTGGCTATGACAATAACCTTGTAAATTGGCTTGCTCCCTTAACTAATACAGTGGGGCAATTAATTGAACGGGTCGCTACAATAAAAGAAAAAGAAAAAACAGAACTTGCCCTAATAGAGGCAAAAAATGATGCAGAGTCCGCAGGTCGGGCAAAAACCGAATTTTTAGCCACCATGAGCCATGAAATTAGAACACCGATGAACGGTGTACTAGGTATGTTGACACTGCTTCAGCGCACCGAACTGACACCCGATCAAAGTAAGAAAATCGATATCGCTAAAATCAGTGCTGAGTCATTACTTTCCATCATTAATGATGTACTTGATTTCACCAAGGTTGAGTCTGGAAAATTAGAGCTTGAAAAAATTGACTTTAACATTCGTGATTTAATAGATGATGTCTGCCAATCCATGGCATTAAGAATACAAGAGAAAAACATTGAGCTCATTATAGATTCCAGTGAACTCAATCATATAAATGTTATATCGGATCCGGTAAGGCTTCGCCAAATACTAACCAACCTAATTGGCAATGCCGGTAAGTTTACCTCTGATGGCGAAATTCGGGTCAAAAGCCGAATTGAAACAATAAATGATGAATTAGTATTTCACTGTGAGATTGAAGACACCGGCATTGGCATACCGGCTAATCAAATTGATAAATTATTCACCAGTTTCACTCAGGTTGATGCCAGTACCACACGCAAGTTTGGCGGAACCGGTTTAGGATTAAGTATTTGCAAACGCATATGTGAATTAATGAACGGCAGTATTCAGGTAGAAAGTAAAGAAAACCAAGGTAGTTGCTTTAGTTTTAAAATACCGGTTACTCAATCCCAACTAGCACACGACAACGCAAATATTGATAAATTCAAAAACATCAATGCATTGATTATTCATAGCAATCAAAAATCCTCGCAAGCCATAAACCAACAATTATTAAAATGGGGCTGTATTCCCACGATTGCAAACAATGGGAGTGATGCAATTGAAACCTTAAATCAAAATAACACTTTTCAAGTCGTGTTAATTGATGCCTCACTTAAGGATATGAATGGCATTGAATTATGTAAAATAATAAAAGAAAACCACCCACAATTAAAAGCGCGCATAATATTAATGACAACCATCAATCAAGTGCCCAGTGATATTGAGATTAAAGCGGCAGGCTTTGATGGTCACTTTGCCAAACCCGTTACCACTCAAGATTTATTGTTAAGTTTTAATATCGGTGAGTCTAAGCCTGATGCAGCATCATGCCAAATAGAGCATTCGAACAATAATCAAGATACATTGCCCAATCATGCTCATATATTACTGGTTGAAGACATCCCATTTAATCAAGAAGTGGCGTTAATGTTATTAGAAGAAATGGGAGTAACCGCAGATGTTGCAAACAACGGTCAAGAAGCGGTAGAGAAGTTCAAAGCATCACTTAAACAGGGTCATGGCTACAATACCATTTTAATGGATTGCCAAATGCCAATATTAGATGGCTATGATGCCACCAGAGAAATAAGAAAACTTGAAAAGCACACTGACAGCAACGTACATATCATTGCAATGACTGCCAACGCTATGAACACGGATCAACAAAAGTGCTTAGAGGCTGGCATGGATGATTATTTAACAAAACCTATTGATGAGAAAAAATTATTCTCTACATTAAAAAAATGGCTAAATTTAAGCTCTAAAGCTTAA
- a CDS encoding MgtC/SapB family protein codes for MAISEYFSIEPYSWPAIGTAIFCASIIGLERQLRGKPVGIRTSALIILGTYLFLSTAFLLEGSVVDPSRVVGQVITGIGFLGAGVMLAKDGAVVGVTSAATIWVLAAIGVMISTGHLSEAVKLSFVVVAILWGVDWLEENTRAFSRGVHSKVQNYKAKRK; via the coding sequence ATGGCAATCAGTGAATATTTTTCAATCGAACCTTATAGCTGGCCTGCAATTGGAACCGCTATTTTTTGTGCCAGCATTATTGGTTTAGAAAGACAACTTCGCGGTAAGCCTGTGGGGATTCGCACCTCTGCATTAATCATACTGGGTACGTATTTGTTTTTATCCACGGCTTTTTTATTAGAGGGCTCGGTGGTGGATCCATCTCGCGTAGTGGGGCAGGTCATAACGGGTATTGGCTTTTTAGGTGCAGGCGTGATGTTGGCAAAAGATGGTGCGGTGGTGGGCGTAACATCAGCCGCCACCATTTGGGTGCTTGCCGCAATTGGTGTCATGATTTCAACTGGGCATTTATCTGAAGCCGTCAAATTGTCTTTTGTGGTAGTGGCTATATTGTGGGGCGTTGACTGGTTAGAGGAAAACACTCGCGCATTTAGCCGTGGCGTACACAGCAAAGTTCAAAATTACAAAGCTAAACGTAAATAA
- the ptsP gene encoding phosphoenolpyruvate--protein phosphotransferase, which produces MNNTILQLTRIVQQVALAESPAAQVTLIVDSISDVIQCDVCSLYRANPEQDMVLLASHGLTNKGPVTIPRGRGLVGLVAKSRHPVNVKDAASHEHFFYVPQTHEENFVSFCGVPLVLFGKVIGVLVVQSRQPELLDKESEGFLVALASQLALIVSDIPMETKIEDQNDRYVGIKGAPGIGIGGVRLCLSGELNAVPDAECDDVEATIESLHTLLANVKQEIHNEQVALGAEMPDSVSGIFDAYRMLLADQALIDKVINEIRLGHWLPYALKLAINHYYEIFHAMDDAYFRARAEDIIHLGNKLYNSWRGAKGIDVNLISSPVILVGVQVSVSDMAAIPTNKLAGIVCFEGSSLSHTSVLANAMGIPAVMGIGTVKGLTNGDNAIIDGNEGQVILYPSDVVEGEYKKLVQKEKSLKKQLSLLKDLPAQTTDGHTLELFTNTGLLADITPGLKSGAEGVGLYRTEIPFMVRDSFPSEDEQVQVYERVLQAYEHKPVYMRTLDIGGDKQLPYFPIHFEENPALGWRGIRFTLDNIQLLMTQVRAMIRAASGQDNLHILLPMVISTSEVTTFLELLDDALAQLKDEGVAVSRPKVGVMIEVPAAISQIPLWAKYIDFVSIGSNDLSQYLLALDRNNSQVADRYDHVHPAVLHEVKRIVDLARVHKLSLSLCGEMAADPVALVLLMGMGIKRLSMSAAKLPKIKYLIRCMSLMQSQQVLNQALTLESNEAIRALVNEHLEQIGFHEFMRNQQAVES; this is translated from the coding sequence ATGAATAACACCATTCTACAATTAACTCGCATTGTTCAGCAGGTTGCACTTGCTGAGTCACCGGCTGCACAGGTGACATTAATTGTAGATTCCATTAGTGATGTGATTCAGTGTGATGTGTGCAGTTTGTATCGTGCTAACCCAGAGCAAGATATGGTGTTACTGGCCAGCCATGGTCTAACCAATAAAGGGCCGGTAACCATTCCTCGCGGGCGAGGCCTAGTGGGCTTGGTCGCAAAAAGTCGTCATCCGGTTAATGTAAAAGACGCCGCCTCCCATGAGCACTTTTTTTATGTGCCGCAAACCCATGAAGAAAACTTTGTAAGCTTTTGCGGTGTGCCACTTGTGTTGTTTGGCAAAGTCATTGGTGTTTTGGTTGTTCAAAGCCGTCAGCCTGAATTACTGGATAAAGAAAGCGAAGGGTTTCTGGTTGCGCTGGCATCTCAGTTAGCACTGATTGTGTCTGATATTCCCATGGAAACTAAAATAGAAGATCAAAATGATCGCTATGTGGGTATAAAAGGTGCGCCTGGCATTGGTATTGGTGGTGTGCGTCTGTGCCTCAGCGGAGAGTTAAATGCTGTACCGGATGCCGAATGTGATGACGTTGAAGCAACAATAGAGAGCTTACACACGTTGTTAGCCAACGTTAAACAAGAGATACACAATGAACAAGTAGCGTTGGGCGCAGAAATGCCTGATTCGGTTTCGGGCATTTTTGATGCGTATCGAATGCTACTGGCAGACCAAGCTCTCATCGATAAAGTCATCAACGAAATTCGTTTAGGGCACTGGTTGCCTTATGCGCTTAAGTTGGCAATTAATCATTATTATGAAATCTTCCATGCAATGGATGACGCTTATTTCCGTGCTCGCGCGGAAGATATTATTCACCTGGGTAACAAATTATATAACTCATGGCGTGGCGCTAAGGGGATCGATGTAAATTTGATCAGCAGCCCAGTTATTTTGGTTGGGGTGCAGGTTAGCGTCTCTGATATGGCGGCCATTCCAACAAACAAACTGGCAGGTATCGTGTGTTTTGAAGGTTCGAGCCTTTCACATACATCCGTACTGGCTAATGCCATGGGTATTCCTGCCGTGATGGGTATTGGTACAGTGAAAGGACTGACCAATGGGGATAATGCCATTATTGATGGCAATGAAGGGCAAGTGATTCTGTACCCAAGTGATGTGGTGGAAGGGGAGTACAAAAAGCTTGTTCAAAAAGAAAAGAGTTTAAAAAAGCAATTATCCCTACTTAAAGATTTACCCGCACAAACCACTGATGGTCACACATTAGAATTATTCACCAATACTGGTTTGCTGGCGGATATTACCCCGGGTTTAAAAAGTGGTGCAGAAGGTGTTGGTTTATATCGCACAGAAATCCCCTTCATGGTACGTGATAGTTTTCCAAGTGAAGATGAACAAGTGCAAGTATATGAACGGGTGTTGCAGGCCTATGAACACAAACCGGTTTACATGCGCACCTTAGATATTGGTGGTGACAAGCAGTTGCCCTATTTCCCAATTCATTTTGAAGAAAACCCAGCCCTTGGTTGGCGTGGTATTCGGTTTACATTAGATAATATCCAGTTATTGATGACCCAGGTGCGAGCTATGATTCGTGCGGCCAGTGGGCAAGATAATTTGCATATTTTATTGCCCATGGTGATCTCAACCTCGGAGGTCACTACATTCTTAGAACTGTTAGATGATGCTCTGGCTCAGCTGAAAGATGAAGGTGTGGCGGTGAGTCGCCCTAAAGTTGGGGTGATGATAGAAGTGCCAGCGGCTATTTCACAAATTCCACTATGGGCTAAATACATTGATTTTGTATCCATCGGATCTAACGATTTAAGCCAGTATTTATTAGCACTGGATCGTAATAACTCACAAGTGGCAGATCGTTATGATCATGTGCATCCGGCTGTTTTACATGAAGTAAAACGCATTGTGGATTTAGCGCGTGTGCACAAATTATCATTAAGCCTGTGCGGAGAAATGGCTGCGGATCCGGTTGCGCTGGTTTTATTAATGGGCATGGGAATAAAACGCTTATCAATGAGTGCGGCAAAACTGCCAAAAATTAAATACTTAATTCGCTGTATGTCATTGATGCAAAGCCAACAAGTATTAAACCAAGCGCTAACCCTAGAAAGCAATGAAGCAATACGTGCATTGGTTAATGAACATTTAGAACAAATTGGTTTTCATGAATTCATGCGAAATCAACAAGCAGTGGAGTCCTAG
- a CDS encoding AraC family transcriptional regulator ligand-binding domain-containing protein, protein MFSDIYFRLLLEVMGKDPNIKKIPSLRLDGEKNSNLNSVVNFHRLIKSIYEQCPDSSIGLEFGRQIKPINACDFSRLIATSKDVSSGLDALVDFYPRLNLKPFPLLYKNEKHISIALCFPYEKAIGMAHKRFCSETFYSFCLNLLCDVVIEPINAVKLYLDFPKPSYASEYQALFKCEVEFDAPLSMVVFDRSIENLPLTSANECLHEVYLTKAHEAWQQVKRQQNFQYRTLSQLMRDFPASFNGQYLADALNISPRGLQKRLSAEGCSYSLMCQVVRKELVKVCLYQRHYELEDVAACLGFQSQGSFRKFFKAHFGLKAQLPDLTKLERLEQA, encoded by the coding sequence ATGTTTAGTGATATTTATTTTAGACTTTTACTTGAAGTAATGGGTAAAGATCCGAATATAAAAAAAATTCCAAGTTTAAGACTTGATGGTGAAAAGAATTCAAACCTAAATTCGGTTGTGAATTTTCATCGTCTTATTAAAAGTATTTATGAGCAGTGCCCAGACTCAAGCATTGGTTTGGAGTTTGGTCGGCAAATAAAGCCTATTAATGCTTGTGATTTTTCACGTTTGATCGCCACATCAAAAGATGTCTCTAGCGGACTTGATGCGTTAGTTGATTTTTATCCTCGCTTAAATCTTAAGCCATTTCCGCTTTTGTATAAAAATGAAAAGCACATCTCAATTGCATTGTGCTTTCCGTATGAAAAAGCCATTGGCATGGCGCATAAGCGATTTTGCAGCGAAACATTTTATAGCTTTTGTTTGAATTTGCTTTGTGATGTGGTGATAGAGCCTATTAATGCGGTGAAGTTGTATTTGGATTTCCCTAAACCAAGTTATGCCAGTGAATATCAGGCATTGTTTAAATGTGAGGTGGAGTTTGATGCGCCGTTGTCCATGGTTGTGTTTGATCGCTCAATCGAAAACTTACCACTTACCAGTGCGAATGAGTGTCTGCATGAGGTTTATTTAACCAAAGCCCATGAAGCTTGGCAGCAGGTGAAGCGTCAGCAGAATTTCCAATATCGGACTTTAAGTCAATTAATGCGTGATTTTCCCGCCAGCTTTAATGGTCAGTACTTGGCGGATGCATTGAATATATCGCCAAGGGGCTTACAAAAACGATTAAGTGCGGAAGGTTGCTCCTATTCACTGATGTGTCAGGTTGTAAGAAAAGAGTTAGTAAAGGTGTGTTTGTATCAGCGTCATTATGAGCTAGAGGATGTGGCGGCTTGTTTGGGCTTTCAATCCCAGGGGAGTTTCAGAAAGTTCTTCAAAGCGCACTTTGGTTTAAAGGCGCAGTTGCCTGATCTGACAAAACTTGAGCGTTTAGAGCAGGCGTAA
- a CDS encoding PBPRA1643 family SWIM/SEC-C metal-binding motif protein: MSKFFYKGTPMKKPAHSSPAFETNKVVRLGTDKAPANISVQTQERKLELISVFESNGWASIINVEPEKEENIRDLEILLSKQEAASAVTTKQASRNEPCPCGSGKKYKKCCAA, encoded by the coding sequence ATGTCCAAATTCTTCTACAAAGGTACACCCATGAAGAAGCCCGCGCATAGCAGCCCGGCCTTTGAGACTAATAAAGTCGTACGCTTGGGTACAGATAAAGCGCCAGCAAACATCAGCGTACAAACGCAAGAGCGTAAACTTGAGTTAATCAGTGTCTTTGAAAGCAATGGCTGGGCAAGCATTATTAATGTAGAGCCTGAAAAAGAAGAGAATATTCGTGATCTTGAAATCTTGTTAAGCAAGCAAGAAGCAGCCAGTGCGGTAACCACCAAGCAAGCTAGCCGCAACGAACCATGCCCATGCGGAAGTGGTAAAAAATACAAAAAATGCTGCGCTGCTTAA
- a CDS encoding SGNH/GDSL hydrolase family protein, giving the protein MTMLKNLVHTTKALVGSLLMLSLIACGSGSYVENADRNEIITLGDSIFDLSGDIQRILEDRAGQTFRDYTLSGAELSGGIVANSVERQYQDAKSTDANIETIVMDGGGNDILIPAIILDPYGCRTHWWRWSISRSCKNLINDQYVNLVNLMNQMDNDGVSNVIYLGYYELPRGNANLTGALNYGDDKLSQACSNTTANCTFLDPRGMVPAQDVLSDNIHPTANGSRTLADLIWPKLQPLL; this is encoded by the coding sequence ATGACCATGCTAAAAAACCTAGTGCACACGACTAAGGCCCTAGTCGGTTCACTACTGATGTTGTCACTAATTGCTTGCGGTAGTGGTAGCTATGTAGAAAATGCAGATCGCAACGAAATCATTACACTGGGTGATTCGATCTTTGATTTATCGGGTGACATTCAACGCATCTTAGAAGACCGCGCCGGTCAAACCTTCCGTGATTACACATTAAGCGGTGCAGAATTATCAGGCGGTATTGTGGCTAATTCCGTTGAGCGTCAGTACCAAGATGCCAAATCAACAGACGCCAATATCGAAACAATCGTGATGGACGGCGGCGGTAACGACATCTTGATCCCAGCGATCATCTTAGACCCATATGGTTGCCGTACCCATTGGTGGCGTTGGAGCATTAGTCGCAGTTGTAAGAATTTAATCAATGATCAATACGTTAATTTGGTGAATCTGATGAACCAAATGGATAATGACGGCGTGAGCAATGTCATTTATCTAGGCTACTACGAACTACCACGTGGTAATGCAAACCTAACCGGTGCACTTAACTATGGTGATGACAAGCTAAGCCAAGCTTGTAGCAACACCACGGCAAACTGTACCTTCCTCGATCCACGAGGCATGGTGCCAGCCCAAGATGTACTGAGTGACAACATTCACCCAACCGCCAATGGCTCTCGCACCCTGGCAGACTTGATTTGGCCGAAGTTACAACCCTTGCTATAA
- a CDS encoding peptidase M42: MTKPFTGNNLPDGFLDLLSSLLRNPSVVGAEHSFFRILQRELEERGANVTWYEGLLVAQGNDPDSLMFSAHIDRHGLMCTGPNEFQYAAFVSGARSDLLGNSVGEQLMKKIVYRFQNESVYAYEPWSGTYRGRGDIKNAYICEYRNNLIFELEGLEHLVAGTPVAFTDKLKIQPDTISGQLDNVLTAAALVYLFELGFQGTAFFTAQEEAGKSWRYLLEWFRRFGGSTNQLIVVDTSPFPDIQAASSQHLVLRHQDANALFNVALTKKLQDTCTDLGISYLYKDAYVEQLNKELVAKGEMPHSMGSTELGRIISASNGLVDGTTLQIPTSGYHTLSETAPKTSVAAFLSLLSSLCELDK, encoded by the coding sequence ATGACCAAACCTTTTACGGGTAACAATCTGCCCGATGGTTTCTTAGATCTTTTGTCGTCTTTGTTGCGCAACCCCAGTGTCGTGGGTGCAGAACACTCTTTCTTTCGTATTTTACAGCGTGAGCTAGAAGAGCGCGGCGCTAACGTAACATGGTATGAGGGTTTGTTGGTCGCACAAGGGAATGACCCTGATAGCCTTATGTTTTCAGCCCATATAGACCGTCATGGTCTGATGTGTACGGGCCCGAATGAATTTCAATATGCGGCATTTGTGTCTGGTGCTCGCTCCGACCTATTAGGCAATTCAGTTGGTGAGCAACTGATGAAAAAAATTGTATACCGTTTTCAGAATGAGTCTGTGTATGCGTATGAGCCTTGGTCTGGTACATATCGCGGACGTGGTGATATTAAAAATGCGTATATTTGTGAATACCGCAACAACTTAATTTTTGAGCTAGAAGGGTTAGAGCATTTGGTTGCGGGTACCCCGGTTGCTTTCACGGATAAATTAAAAATTCAGCCGGATACTATTTCTGGTCAGCTAGATAACGTATTGACCGCTGCTGCATTGGTGTATTTATTTGAATTGGGTTTTCAAGGCACCGCATTTTTTACAGCCCAAGAAGAAGCGGGTAAAAGCTGGCGTTATTTGTTGGAATGGTTTCGTCGTTTTGGTGGCTCCACTAACCAATTAATCGTGGTGGACACCAGTCCGTTTCCTGATATTCAAGCGGCCAGTTCACAGCATTTGGTGTTGCGCCATCAAGATGCGAACGCGCTGTTTAATGTGGCTTTGACTAAAAAATTGCAAGACACCTGTACAGACCTTGGTATTAGCTATTTATACAAGGATGCGTATGTGGAGCAATTAAATAAAGAATTGGTCGCCAAAGGTGAGATGCCGCATTCAATGGGCTCAACAGAGTTAGGTCGTATTATCTCCGCTTCTAATGGTTTGGTAGATGGCACAACTTTGCAGATTCCAACCTCGGGTTACCATACCTTGTCAGAAACAGCGCCTAAAACATCGGTTGCTGCATTTTTATCTTTGCTCAGTTCATTATGTGAACTCGACAAATAA